In Streptomyces sp. Li-HN-5-11, the sequence GGCTGGCGTTCACGGACGCGCTGACCGGGCTCGCCAACCGCCGTGCCGTGGACGTGCGGCTGGAGGAGGCGGTGGAGCGGCACCGCCGGGACGGGGTCGCCGTCAGCCTCGTCGTCTGCGACCTCAACGGGCTCAAGCGCGTCAACGACACCCTCGGCCACGCCGTCGGCGACCGGCTCCTCGAACGGTTCGGGTCCGTGCTCTCGCTGTGCGGGGCCATGGTGCCCGGGGCTCTCGCGGCGCGGCTCGGCGGGGACGAGTTCTGCCTGCTCGCGGTGGGGCCGTCCGTCGACGAGGTGGTCAAGGCCGCCGACGAACTGTGCCGGCGTGCGGCGGAGCTGGAGCTCGGGGAGGGGGTCGCCTGCGGGGTGGCGTCCACGGAGGACGCGATCGGGCCGGTGCGGTCGGCCCGCCGGCTGTTCCGGCTCGCCGACGCGGCCCAGTACCGGGCGAAGGCGCTGCGTGCCGACCGGCCGGTCGTGGCGGGCCGCGAGGGCCCGGACGATCCGGTGGTCCGTCTCGCCGACGAACCCTCGCCCCCGGCGGAGACGGCGGCCGAGCGGCGCCGCTTCCGCGGTCGCCGGCTCTGAGGTGTCTGAGGTGCCGCGGTCGCCGGCTCTGAGGTGTCTGAGGTGCCGCGGTCGCCGGCTCTGAGGGGTCTGAGGTGCCGCGGTCGCCGGCCGTGGGGGTGCCGCGGAGTAAGGGGCAACTCCGGGCCCCACTGGTGACATCGAGGCATTCACTGCGTACGCTCCTGAATATGGATATGCACACTGTGGTGGTGGGGACGTCGGGTGTCACCGCGTCCGACGTTCTGGCCGTGGCGCGCGGCGGCGCACGCGTCGCACTCTCCGAGGAGGCGGTGGCGGCCCTCGCCGCGGCCCGCGAGATCGTGGACGCGCTGGCGGCCAAGCCCGACCCCGTCTACGGCGTCAGCACCGGCTTCGGCGCCCTGGCGACCCGGCACATCAGCCAGGAGCTGCGCACCCAGTTGCAGCGCAACATCGTCCGCTCGCACGCCGCCGGCATGGGGCCGCGGGTCGAGCGGGAGGTCGTACGCGCCCTGATGTTCCTGCGGCTGAAGACCGTCTGCTCGGGACACACCGGGGTGCGCCCCGAGGTCGCGCAGACCATGGCCGACGTCCTCAACGCGGGCATCACCCCGGTCGTGCACGAGTACGGCTCCCTCGGCTGCTCCGGCGACCTGGCCCCG encodes:
- a CDS encoding GGDEF domain-containing protein, with product MGENRRLAAVVALAQGMAAAHTPRESWRAAALGACRALAGSFAALSVWERERGRLRVLVNVGDRAPEEAEFPENETYPVHQFPEITEFLHERWAAGGEPDAWVETAEGPAAGRPGYCHQRVAALRRRGRGCCVVAPILQHGRAWGELYVARSSGAPLFERADADFATVLAAVVAAGLAQTERLEEARRLAFTDALTGLANRRAVDVRLEEAVERHRRDGVAVSLVVCDLNGLKRVNDTLGHAVGDRLLERFGSVLSLCGAMVPGALAARLGGDEFCLLAVGPSVDEVVKAADELCRRAAELELGEGVACGVASTEDAIGPVRSARRLFRLADAAQYRAKALRADRPVVAGREGPDDPVVRLADEPSPPAETAAERRRFRGRRL